The sequence gaggagaggctgggcctggactcctgggtctgaaggaggagggcctgggggctctggactcctgggtctgagggaggaggaagagctgaAGGTCtagactcctgggtctgaggaaggtggggctgggggcctggactcctgggtctgaaggaggagggtctgggggcctggactcctgggtctgaaggaggagggcctgggggctctggactcctgggtctgaggaaggtggggctgggggctctggactcctgggtctgagggaggaggggttgaggctggactcctgggtctgagggaggaggggctgagggcCTGGACTCCCAggctcattttctttctcccctgGCAGAGCAGAGGAAGCGTTACTCCACAGTGGTTATGGCTGATGTATCCCAGTACCCAGTCAATGTGAGTCTGGGATCTATGTTCCCCAGGACATCTTCTAGGGCAAATGTGGCCTCAGGAGATAGGTCTTTGGAAAGCAGCTGGGCCCCCAAGCAGGAAGCATGTGGAAAGTCAGTTTGCCCATCTGTAAAACGGACCTCCGTTGCCTCACCTCAGTCATGGATATGAAGTCAGGGACCTCGGGTCCACTCAAATCTGCCAGCCTTTTCTCCGGGCTAGCTGTTGTGCTGGACAGTGGGACCATGGGGACAAATCAAGACACAGCCCTGCATGAGGAGGGGGTAGACAAGGTCCAGAGGAACCCACGGAGGTGCCTGGTGCTCTaatggaggtggcagggggcaCAGCGGGAGACCCGAGGAGGCATTTAGAAGGAGAGAGCTGTAATCCAGACTCCTTCCCTGCCCGCAAGGAGCCTCCAGTCTGTGAGAAGCCAGACTCAGGTGCTAGTCACTCTGATGAAAGGGAAACAAAGAGCACTGGGAGGAGGAGCTGATTTGTGGAGCAGGtgatcaaggaaggcttcctggaggaggtgtggTTAGTCTCAGGCTGAAAGTCTGATTATTCTGGGGGATTCTGAGCCCACCTGGCATCATCTTGGGCCTCACTGCTGTCTCCCTGGTCCGTACCAGCACCTGGTGACGTTCTGCCTGGGTGAGGACGATGGCGTGCACACCGTGGAGGATGCCTCCAGGAAGCTGGCCGTCATGGATAGCCAGGGCCGAGTCTGGGCACAGGAGATGCTGCTGCGAGTGTCTCCCGACCATGTCACGCTGCTCGACCCGGCCTCCAAGGTGCCAGGGGGCACGTGGGTGGGAGGAGTGTCTGGGGCAGGGACTTCAGGGGGTCTGGGTGTGAATCTTGGCTCCTGCATGTCTTTCCTCTGGGAACTCTGGCGAGGGACCCCAGCCCCCTTCTTGAGCCTTAATAGCCTCATCTATTAAACAGGGGTGTTATCCCTAACTCCCTAACTGCGTGAGGTTGCCCTGACCTGCTGGCCCACACTCCCGTCGCCATTTAGTAGTACCATCATTTCGGGGCCTCAGTTTACCCTGCCATCCCACCCGGCAGGAGGAGCTGGAGTCATACCCGCTGGGCGCCATCGTGCGTTGTGATGCGGTGATGCCACCCGGCCGGAGCCGCTCGCTGCTGCTGCTCGTGTGCCAGGAACCCGAGCGCGCGCAGCCCGACGTGCACTTCTTCCAGGGCCTGCGCCTTGGGGTGAGCAGACGGCGTTCGGGTTGGCTCTGGGGGCGGAGCTGGAACTGGGCGGAGCCTGGAGCCGGGGCGGAAATGGGTGGGGCCTCTAGGTGGGGCGGGGCATAGGGCTAAGGCGGGATCACAGCAAGGAAGGGCATGGGACCTGGGAAGGAAGTTCTGAAAGGGAGTGGGGTTTGAGGAGACTGGACCCAGGGTCAAGATAGCACATGAGGGTGGGATGAGGACATGAACAGAACATGGGCAAGTAGGGCCTGGGGGAGCAACCAGGACGAGGATGGGGGCGAGAAACCACCTGGACTGGGTCTCCATGGGCCAGGTCGTGGTTTGGGGCAGGGACAGGTGTAGGGCGAGGGGTGAGTCCAGAGTGTGGACGTGCGTGGGAACATAGGCGTGAACGATGTACGCACGTGGGCTGGGACGGAGCAGAAAAATCGGCCAGGGGCGTGGCCCGGGTAGGAAGGGGGTGCGGCGTGGGGAGGCGTGGCCTGATGTGTGATTGGCAGGCGGAGCTGATCCGAGAGGACATCCAGGGGGCTCTGCACAATTACCGCTCCGGCCGCGGGGAGCGCAGGGCGGCGGCGCTCAGGTGAGAAGGAAGAAGTTGGCGGGGTCTCTGGGAAGCCggtttcccctccctgtgcctcagtctaCAACACCAGACTGGAACGGAGCAAGTTTTGCATGGAGTCAAGCACAACCTAGTCGAGTCTTGTCTGTACCTCCCAGACGAGATGACTCCCCAGAACTCTTACTTCTTTTCCCTGTTCCCTGTCCAGGCCCTCAGTTTCACTCTAGAGAGGTGCTACCCCTCCCCATATCGGATTTCTCCCTACCTCGTTGAACTTGTTTACTCCCTTTGAGCCTCAGTGTGTCTCGTTCTGCGCCCCGGATTTCCCCCTCCATGGACCCCTCAGTGGACCCAGCCTTGGTGTCCCCGTCGCCCTCTGCAGGGCCACGCAGGAGGAGTTGCAGCGCGACCGCTCGCCCGCCGCTGAGACCCCGCCCCTGCAGCGCCGCCCGTCCGTCCGCGCAGTGATCAGCACCGTGGAGCGGGGCGCAGGCCGCGGGCGACCCCAGGCGAAGCCCATTCCCGAGGCAGAGGAGACGCAGAGGCCTGGGCCCGCGGGGACCTCGAGCAGCGCTGACCCGGCCTCCCCGGACCTGGGTCCCCGGGGTCCTGACCTGGCGGCTCTGCAAGCGGAGCGGGAAGTGGTGAGCCGCGCGGGAaaggggctgggggcggggccaGACGACTGGAGGCGGGGCTAGGGCGTGGGGGGCGGGGCCAGCTGCGGGATAGGAGTTCTCCGTCAATCTGGTCAGACTTCGGCGTTATGGAGGCGGGGAAGGGGCGGGGCTTGGTTGTAGGGCGCGGCCAGGTGTTTGGGGCGGGGCCTGTCTGGGGACGTGTCTAGGTGCTCAGGTTCAGGGCTTCGACGGGGATGGTTTTGGAACTCGGGAGCCCTGAGCGTCCcctcctctgtcccccaggaCATCCTGAACCACGTGTTCGACGACGTAGAGAGCTTCGTATCGAGGCTGCAGAAGT comes from Macaca fascicularis isolate 582-1 chromosome 19, T2T-MFA8v1.1 and encodes:
- the EPS8L1 gene encoding epidermal growth factor receptor kinase substrate 8-like protein 1 isoform X2, whose translation is MSTATGPEAAPKPSAKSIYEQRKRYSTVVMADVSQYPVNHLVTFCLGEDDGVHTVEDASRKLAVMDSQGRVWAQEMLLRVSPDHVTLLDPASKEELESYPLGAIVRCDAVMPPGRSRSLLLLVCQEPERAQPDVHFFQGLRLGAELIREDIQGALHNYRSGRGERRAAALRATQEELQRDRSPAAETPPLQRRPSVRAVISTVERGAGRGRPQAKPIPEAEETQRPGPAGTSSSADPASPDLGPRGPDLAALQAEREVDILNHVFDDVESFVSRLQKSAEAARVLEHRERGRRTRRRAAGEGLLTLRAKPPSEAEYTDVLQKIKYAFSLLARLRGNIADPSSPELLHFLFGPLQMIVNTSGGPEFASSVRQPHLTSDAVALLRDNVTPRENELWTSLGDSWTRPGLELPPEEGPPYRPEFFSGWEPPVTDPQGRAWEDPVEKQLQHERRRRQQSAPQVAVNGWVRW